CTtgttccacacacacacacttgaaGTTGAGGGTTTGATTTCCCAAAATTTGCAAGACTATCAGCAAAGGAGTTAAGATCTTTGGAGATGGTGTGGATGCTAGTATTAGGAAACAGTACTAGGTTTCTCCTCATGCAGTGGAATTCAGTAGTGATATGCCAAGCAATACTGGCATTGTAATGTTTCAGAAGTTGAGCCACCCCAGGGCAGTCACAGAACACCAAATTCGGCATCCAACCATTTTCATTGCATGTATGAAAGGCAAAGTTGATTGCAGCGATCTCAGCTTGCACGGGAGAGGAAGAAGTTGTGCCCCATGAACCTGTAGCTAGAATGCGCATGGAGTTAGTAAGGATTAAGAAACCTAAACCTGCGACCGAAGTGTCAGCCGACCAAGATGCATCAGTAAATATAACAATTGAGCCAGAATTAGAGCTGAGGAGAGCATACTCCCTGATAGAGTTTCATTTGAGATCAGAACAGAGTGACCAAGCTCGGGGAAGAATCACACAGGTATTGAGAGGTTCATTCCTAAATTCAAGGTTGCAGCGTTGCTTCCATATAAGCCAGGTGAAAGTAGCAATAAGGGCTTTGGACCAAGGATCCCTGATAAATAAAAGCCAAGCACCAGTGCTGAGAGAATCAATAAGATGTGAAGATAAATTAATCTTAGCAAAAAGGTCATGCCGACAATGCAGAATTTTTTAGCAAGACCAGAATAGGTGAGCAGTAGTTTCTGGCTCCAACCCACAAAGGGGGCAGGGGTTATTTGGTCCAATGTTCAAATTATAAAGATAGGAATAAGTGGGGAGTTTTCCATGAGCAAGCTTCCAGATATGAACTTTGATGCGCGGGATGACAGGAAGTCTCCAGATTTCACACCAACCAATCCAGGGATCAGTAGAACAAGGGTTTCTGTTCAGGTTATTGTAAACCGTGGAGGCAACAGAAACGTTACAGGATAACTGATTCCATTTCCAAACCAGAGTGCcatcattattaaaattagtgTCATTTATGCAGTTTATATCAAAAGAGTTTCCAAATAGATCATTGACAATAGCAGAGCAGAAACCATTAGAAGAAATCAGGTATGAAAATTTGAGCTCATCAAGATCCATGGAAGTATTAAGGAAAGTAGGCTTGCGAGAGATAGGAAGATCAAAAATACAAGCATCCTTCCAAATATCCACAAGATCAGGGTCGCAGGAAAAGAGTTTAAAATTTGAACGGACCACATTAGTCGTATTACAAATGGATTTATAAAACCAGGAGGAGTCAGGGAAAAAATCAGGATCCCAGAGACACCAACctctatatttgtttttgaaaatgtggACCCAAATTTTATCCTCAGAGTTAAGAATAGCTAAGAGGTTTTTCGTCATGAGAGAGTGATTCACAAGTCTAAGATTATGAATGCCGAGGCCCCCATTAGATTTGCAAAGTGTAGTAATTGACCAGCCAATCGAGTGAAAATCCTGATTATTGCTGCTCCTACCCCAGAGGAAGCACCGAGCAAGCTTAGAGATACAGTCCAGAATAGAGATAGGAAGATTCATTACCGACAAAATGTAATTTGGAATGGCAAAGACAGTACTGTTGAGAAGGGTAATTTTGCCAGCCATAGAGAGGGAAGAATGATTCCAAGAATGGATAACTCTCTGAACTTTATTAGGAATGAATTTGAGCTGGTTAACAGTTAATCTTTTAGGGGAAATAGGGATACCAAGATAAGTAAAGGGGAAGATACCCAATTTAATGCCAAGGATTTTTGATATAGCATTTGCCAAGAACGGACATACAAGGCTGATTTCgacaaattttgtttttgcccAGTAAGGTTTTGATAAACATTCAAGCACAAGAGGCAATTTCTGGCGTTTCTCCTGGTAGCCTTAGTGATGAGGATTAGATCGTCAGCAAACAACAGAtgattgaaattttttgaaAGATTTTGATTAAAGCCGTGGATCATGTCGAGTTGAAGGGCTCTGTTCAGAATAGCAGAAAGATTCTGAGACACAAGGATGAAGAGAAGGGGAGAGATGGGATCCCCTTGGCGAACGCCTCTACTACTCAAGATCCAGGAAGTAGGATGGCCATTAAcgaggaaagaaaaagaagcagagTTGAGATAGGAACTAATCCAAGTAATCCAGTTTTCCGGAAAGAGCATCCTCTGAAGGGTAGCAATAATGGCAGGCCACTCAACATTATCAAATGCCttttcaatgtcaattttgcatatcatcctaggggggaCATCTTTCTCAGTTTCTAAGCTATGGGCAATCTCCTGGGCTGCAATAATTACTTGAGTGTTCCAATGAATAAGAGAGGGATGTGAGGCCTTTCTGGCACATATTGTAGACACCATGATAGAAAGGACTTGATTAGAGGATATACTTGTAGTGAAAGAGTTTCCAGAGGTGTTCCTAGATGATTTTCATGGATTAACACCACATAGTGAAGTAGATTTCGCTATAGAGACAACACCTGGATATGCTTCTATTTCTGTTGTATCTTATAGGATGGCACCGGTAAAGTTACAAGAATTGAAAGCAGTTAGAGAAGTTGTTAGAAAAAGGGTTTATCAAACTAAGTACTTCCCCATGGAGTGCACCAGTGATGTTTGTGAAGACGAAAGATGGACGTACGAGATTATGTATTAACTTCAAGTAGTTGAATAGGGTAACTATCAAGAACAAATACCCGTTGCCTGGGATTGATAATATGTTAGACTAGTTGTGATGAGCAcgtatttttcaaaatttgactTTAGATCAGGTTTTTGGCAGTTGAGAGTGGTAGACTGTAACATTTTAAAGACGACATTACGAACAAGATACTGTCACTATGAATTTTTAGTTATGCCTTTTGAGTTAACTAATGTACCTGCCGCATTCATGGCCttgatgaataaaatatttGGGTAGTGCCTAGACCAATTTGTAGTGGTCTTCA
This Dioscorea cayenensis subsp. rotundata cultivar TDr96_F1 unplaced genomic scaffold, TDr96_F1_v2_PseudoChromosome.rev07_lg8_w22 25.fasta BLBR01000243.1, whole genome shotgun sequence DNA region includes the following protein-coding sequences:
- the LOC120253920 gene encoding uncharacterized protein LOC120253920, whose amino-acid sequence is MVSTICARKASHPSLIHWNTQVIIAAQEIAHSLETEKDVPPRMICKIDIEKAFDNVEWPAIIATLQRMLFPENWITWISSYLNSASFSFLVNGHPTSWILSSRGVRQGDPISPLLFILVSQNLSAILNRALQLDMIHGFNQNLSKNFNHLLFADDLILITKATRRNARNCLLCLNVYQNLTGQKQNLSKSALYVRSWQMLYQKSLALNWRVIHSWNHSSLSMAGKITLLNSTVFAIPNYILSVMNLPISILDCISKLARCFLWGRSSNNQDFHSIGWSITTLCKSNGGLGIHNLRLVNHSLMTKNLLAILNSEDKIWVHIFKNKYRGWCLWDPDFFPDSSWFYKSICNTTNVVRSNFKLFSCDPDLVDIWKDACIFDLPISRKPTFLNTSMDLDELKFSYLISSNGFCSAIVNDLFGNSFDINCINDTNFNNDGTLVWKWNQLSCNVSVASTVYNNLNRNPCSTDPWIGWCEIWRLPVIPRIKVHIWKLAHGKLPTYSYLYNLNIGPNNPCPLCGLEPETTAHLFWEYALLSSNSGSIVIFTDASWSADTSVAGLGFLILTNSMRILATGSWGTTSSSPVQAEIAAINFAFHTCNENGWMPNLVFCDCPGVAQLLKHYNASIAWHITTEFHCMRRNLVLFPNTSIHTISKDLNSFADSLANFGKSNPQLQVCVCGTSPYA